From the genome of Variovorax sp. RA8, one region includes:
- a CDS encoding AMP-binding protein has translation MNDDDIDYLQGEQPLHEYLRGHARRQPDKVALLWYGRAISYAELDRWSDAFAQALHERGVAKGDRVALFMQNCPQYLIAHFGIQKIGAIVSPCSPMFKAHEFAYQVGDLGAKAIVAADHLVPIVQSVADRVRVPHVFGVRYADLLPDTPSLRLPEEVALRAPLPEGTLDFHAIVTRTGDVSAPAVQLSMDDVSLMTYTSGTTGMPKGAMLSYRNALYKTAVGQDMFRIRADDVMLAVAPLYHIAGMICGVTMLAYTGATVVLLNRMDPLAVLQAIERHRVSWWYAMAPMLVSTMNEPGAERFDLSSLHTTMATSFGIKLTEELARRWSAFANDCLVYEAGYGLSETHTNDVLMPRDAVRWGTNGVPGRGVELKILDPEGRALPPGESGEIAVRSRGVFHGYWNRPDATAEVLRDGWVHTGDIGKMDDQGYLTFIGRVKEMIKVSGYSVFPEEVESILILHPGVRQVAVIGVPDADKGEVIKAFVVPQAKGVDAAELLRWARDNMSHYKVPRQLEFRASLPASGTGKVLRRLLKEP, from the coding sequence ATGAACGACGACGACATCGACTACCTCCAGGGCGAGCAGCCCTTGCACGAGTACCTGCGCGGCCACGCCCGCCGCCAGCCCGACAAGGTGGCACTGCTGTGGTATGGCCGCGCCATCAGCTATGCCGAGCTCGACCGCTGGAGCGACGCCTTCGCCCAGGCGCTGCACGAGCGCGGCGTGGCCAAGGGCGACCGGGTGGCGCTCTTCATGCAGAACTGCCCGCAGTACCTGATCGCGCACTTCGGCATCCAGAAGATCGGGGCGATCGTGAGTCCCTGCAGCCCGATGTTCAAGGCGCACGAGTTCGCCTACCAGGTCGGCGACCTCGGCGCCAAGGCGATCGTGGCGGCCGATCACCTGGTGCCGATCGTCCAGTCGGTCGCCGACCGGGTGCGCGTGCCGCATGTGTTCGGCGTGCGCTACGCCGACCTCCTGCCGGACACGCCGAGCTTGCGCTTGCCCGAAGAGGTGGCGCTGCGTGCGCCGCTGCCCGAAGGCACGCTCGACTTCCACGCGATCGTGACCCGCACCGGCGACGTGAGCGCGCCGGCGGTGCAGCTGTCGATGGACGACGTGTCGCTGATGACCTACACCTCCGGCACCACCGGCATGCCGAAGGGGGCCATGCTGAGCTACCGCAACGCGCTCTACAAGACGGCGGTCGGGCAGGACATGTTCCGCATCCGCGCCGACGACGTGATGCTGGCGGTGGCACCGCTTTATCACATCGCCGGCATGATCTGCGGCGTCACCATGCTGGCCTACACCGGCGCCACGGTGGTGCTGCTCAACCGGATGGACCCGCTGGCCGTGCTCCAGGCGATCGAGCGGCACCGCGTGAGCTGGTGGTACGCGATGGCGCCGATGCTGGTGTCGACCATGAACGAGCCGGGCGCCGAGCGCTTCGACCTGTCGTCGCTGCACACCACCATGGCGACCAGCTTCGGCATCAAGCTCACCGAGGAGCTGGCGCGCCGCTGGAGCGCCTTTGCCAACGATTGCCTGGTCTACGAGGCGGGCTACGGGCTTTCGGAGACCCATACCAACGACGTGCTCATGCCGCGCGATGCCGTGCGCTGGGGCACCAACGGCGTCCCGGGCCGCGGGGTCGAGCTGAAGATCCTCGACCCCGAAGGCCGTGCGCTTCCGCCCGGCGAGAGCGGAGAGATCGCGGTGCGAAGCCGTGGCGTGTTCCACGGGTACTGGAACCGGCCCGACGCGACAGCCGAAGTGCTGCGCGACGGATGGGTCCACACCGGCGACATCGGCAAGATGGACGACCAGGGCTACCTCACCTTCATCGGCCGCGTGAAGGAGATGATCAAGGTGTCGGGCTACAGCGTCTTCCCCGAGGAGGTCGAGTCCATCCTGATCCTGCACCCCGGCGTGCGGCAGGTCGCGGTGATCGGCGTGCCTGATGCCGACAAGGGCGAGGTGATCAAGGCCTTCGTCGTGCCGCAGGCGAAGGGCGTCGACGCCGCGGAACTGCTGCGCTGGGCGCGCGACAACATGTCCCACTACAAGGTGCCGCGCCAGCTGGAGTTCCGCGCATCCCTGCCGGCCAGCGGGACGGGGAAGGTGCTGCGCAGGCTGCTGAAAGAGCCGTAG
- a CDS encoding FAD-dependent oxidoreductase, which yields MSAKEATADIVVIGGGLGGVSAALAAARLGATVILVEELEWLGGQLTAQGVPPDEHPWIEYLTGSQSYATLRESIRAYYRRHLPLTEEARRRVRLNPGQGNVSSLCHEPWVAVKVIDEMLSPHIAGGRVTVLRRHRTLSVDRSGDSIRAAQVLDLQTGAEVVLNARVFIDATEIGDLLQMADVEHVFGAEAQAETGELHALPEADPFDQQAMTWCLAADYLPGEDHTIDKPSDYERLRKLQLPCWPGPQLSWTLSDFVTHEPRERPLFVGPTDTESLYDLWHARRIAYRQNFVPGSYPSDITLVNWPQIDYWEMPVVGVSPEAQAQALRKARELSLAFFYWMQTEAPRHDGGQGYPGLRLRGDVLGTADGLAKQAYYREGRRIRAEFTVLEQHIGVAARPGSNSAERFEDSVGIGAYRIDLHPSTRGRDTVDIDSYPFQIPLGALLPERVENLLPACKNLGTTRITNGACREHATEWSIGEASGTLAAFALARKQPLRAVRSDTHSLGDFQRVLEQQGVLLSWPSFGALTPTRRVGYQFAKGK from the coding sequence ATGAGCGCCAAGGAAGCGACCGCCGACATCGTCGTCATCGGCGGTGGGCTGGGCGGCGTGTCGGCCGCGCTCGCAGCAGCGCGGCTGGGTGCCACGGTGATCCTGGTCGAGGAGCTGGAATGGCTGGGCGGGCAGCTCACCGCGCAGGGCGTGCCGCCCGACGAGCATCCGTGGATCGAGTACCTGACAGGTTCGCAAAGCTACGCGACCCTGCGCGAGTCGATCCGCGCCTATTACCGGCGCCACCTGCCGCTCACGGAGGAAGCGCGCCGCCGCGTGCGGCTCAATCCGGGCCAGGGCAACGTCAGCTCGCTGTGTCATGAGCCCTGGGTGGCGGTGAAAGTCATCGACGAGATGCTCTCACCTCACATCGCGGGCGGCCGGGTCACCGTGCTGCGTCGGCACCGGACCTTGAGCGTCGATCGCAGCGGCGACTCCATTCGCGCGGCGCAGGTGCTCGACCTGCAGACCGGCGCCGAAGTGGTTCTGAACGCCAGGGTGTTCATCGACGCCACCGAAATCGGCGACTTGCTGCAGATGGCGGACGTGGAGCATGTGTTCGGCGCGGAAGCGCAGGCAGAGACCGGCGAACTCCATGCGTTGCCGGAAGCCGACCCTTTCGACCAGCAGGCCATGACCTGGTGCCTGGCGGCCGACTACCTGCCCGGCGAGGACCACACCATCGACAAGCCGAGCGACTACGAGCGGCTGCGCAAGCTGCAACTGCCTTGCTGGCCAGGTCCGCAATTGAGCTGGACGCTCAGCGACTTCGTGACCCACGAGCCGCGCGAGCGGCCATTGTTCGTGGGTCCCACCGACACCGAATCGCTCTACGACCTGTGGCACGCGCGGCGCATCGCCTACCGCCAGAACTTTGTGCCCGGCAGCTACCCGAGCGACATCACCCTAGTCAACTGGCCTCAGATCGACTACTGGGAAATGCCCGTCGTGGGCGTCTCGCCCGAAGCGCAGGCGCAGGCATTGCGCAAGGCGCGCGAACTGAGCTTGGCCTTCTTCTACTGGATGCAGACGGAGGCTCCGCGCCACGACGGCGGCCAGGGCTATCCCGGGCTGCGGCTGCGCGGCGACGTGCTGGGAACCGCAGACGGACTGGCCAAGCAGGCCTACTACCGCGAAGGCCGACGTATCAGGGCCGAGTTCACGGTGCTGGAGCAGCACATCGGCGTTGCGGCCCGGCCCGGTTCGAACTCGGCCGAGCGTTTCGAGGACAGCGTGGGCATCGGCGCCTACCGCATCGACCTGCACCCGAGCACACGTGGACGCGACACGGTCGACATCGATTCCTATCCCTTCCAGATTCCCCTGGGCGCCTTGTTACCCGAGCGCGTCGAGAACCTGCTTCCGGCCTGCAAGAACCTGGGCACCACACGGATCACCAATGGCGCCTGCCGCGAGCATGCGACCGAATGGAGCATCGGCGAAGCCTCAGGCACGCTGGCCGCCTTCGCACTGGCACGCAAGCAGCCGCTGCGCGCCGTTCGCTCGGACACGCATTCGCTGGGCGACTTCCAGCGCGTCCTGGAGCAGCAGGGCGTCTTGCTGTCCTGGCCCAGCTTCGGCGCACTGACGCCCACGAGGCGGGTGGGATATCAGTTCGCAAAGGGGAAATAG
- a CDS encoding Bug family tripartite tricarboxylate transporter substrate binding protein, translating into MLSTLRPLFKALLAAGAALTLCTGQAQTYPARPVTLMVGFAPGGSADILARLVAQKLGDALGQPVVVDNRAGAGATIATAAVASAKPDGYTLLMVTSGHAGSAAVYPKLSYDTIKSFEPVAKVGASPVVIVAPASSPFKQLKDVIDTARKSPGKLNYAAGGGGATTTSLAAEFLKNEAKIDMVMVPYKGSGPALAALLSGEVDLGFDIPSSALPHIQSGKLVPLAVTTRSRSSVLPQVPTVAEQGMKDFEVTGWFGVLAPAGTPEPIVGRLNKEINALLSDADTKARLQGLGVEAASGTPADFGKLIASETRRYGDAIRKLGIKAE; encoded by the coding sequence ATGCTTTCGACACTCCGTCCCCTCTTCAAGGCTCTGCTCGCTGCAGGCGCCGCGCTGACCCTGTGTACGGGCCAGGCCCAGACCTATCCCGCCAGGCCGGTGACCCTCATGGTGGGCTTCGCGCCCGGCGGTTCGGCCGACATCCTGGCTCGACTGGTTGCGCAGAAACTCGGTGACGCGCTGGGCCAGCCCGTGGTGGTGGACAACAGGGCCGGCGCCGGCGCGACGATTGCGACAGCAGCCGTCGCGTCCGCCAAACCCGATGGCTACACGCTGCTGATGGTGACCAGCGGCCATGCCGGCAGCGCTGCCGTGTATCCGAAACTGAGCTACGACACCATCAAGAGCTTCGAGCCGGTGGCCAAGGTCGGTGCCTCGCCCGTGGTCATCGTGGCGCCGGCCAGTTCACCGTTCAAGCAGCTCAAGGATGTGATCGACACGGCCCGCAAGAGTCCCGGAAAGCTCAACTATGCCGCCGGCGGCGGCGGTGCCACCACCACCAGCCTGGCGGCCGAGTTCCTGAAGAACGAGGCGAAGATCGACATGGTCATGGTGCCGTACAAGGGCTCCGGGCCTGCCCTCGCTGCGCTGCTCTCCGGCGAGGTGGACCTGGGCTTCGACATCCCCTCCAGCGCACTGCCGCACATCCAATCCGGCAAGCTCGTGCCCTTGGCGGTGACAACCCGCTCGCGTTCCAGCGTCCTGCCGCAGGTTCCCACCGTGGCAGAGCAAGGCATGAAGGACTTCGAGGTCACCGGCTGGTTCGGTGTCCTGGCGCCCGCTGGTACGCCCGAGCCGATCGTCGGGCGCCTCAACAAGGAAATCAACGCGCTCCTCTCCGATGCGGACACCAAGGCCAGGCTGCAAGGCCTGGGCGTAGAAGCGGCATCTGGAACGCCTGCCGATTTCGGCAAGCTCATCGCGAGCGAGACCCGGCGCTACGGCGATGCGATTCGCAAGCTCGGCATCAAGGCGGAGTGA
- a CDS encoding LysR family transcriptional regulator has translation MNLRQIEVFRAVMTTGSTTNAAKLLHVSQPGVSRLIRHLEIQLGVPLFERRNGRLVATPEAHTLQEEVDRVYRGVVHVQNVASHLRFGNHGTLRVLSSANAALQLVPRATARLLQHFGHAKVFFEALPTREIVQLLVGEEADVAISSAPLDHPVLDVREIGRWALLCAVPKGHDLVGRKFDLAQALRQRLITYSPEAPQSGLIDGWLDDLQIARQVSVEVRSGYAACAMAAAGAGVAFVDELSARAHRSDDLELIRIPNAPRFAIYSVTNVNRPLSQLGKTFLKAVKHELHALV, from the coding sequence TTGAACCTCCGACAGATCGAGGTGTTCCGCGCCGTGATGACGACCGGCTCCACCACCAACGCTGCCAAGTTGCTCCACGTTTCGCAGCCGGGTGTAAGCCGCCTCATCCGGCATCTGGAGATCCAACTGGGGGTACCGCTTTTCGAACGGCGCAACGGCCGGCTGGTCGCGACGCCCGAGGCGCACACGCTGCAGGAGGAAGTGGACAGGGTCTACCGCGGCGTCGTGCACGTGCAAAACGTGGCCTCGCATCTGCGCTTCGGCAACCACGGAACGCTCCGGGTCCTATCGAGCGCCAACGCCGCCTTGCAACTCGTGCCGCGTGCCACGGCCAGGCTGCTGCAGCACTTCGGACATGCCAAGGTGTTCTTCGAGGCGCTGCCCACGCGCGAGATCGTGCAGTTGCTCGTGGGCGAGGAGGCCGATGTCGCGATTTCGAGCGCTCCCCTGGACCATCCCGTGCTGGATGTCCGTGAAATCGGTCGCTGGGCCCTGCTTTGCGCCGTGCCCAAGGGCCACGACCTGGTGGGCCGGAAGTTCGACCTCGCCCAGGCCCTGAGGCAGCGGCTGATCACCTACAGCCCTGAAGCGCCTCAAAGCGGTCTGATCGACGGCTGGCTGGACGACCTGCAAATTGCTCGGCAGGTGTCGGTGGAGGTCCGCTCCGGCTATGCGGCCTGCGCCATGGCGGCCGCCGGAGCGGGAGTTGCTTTTGTCGACGAACTATCGGCGCGTGCTCATCGCTCGGACGATCTGGAACTGATCAGGATTCCGAACGCGCCCAGGTTTGCGATCTACAGCGTAACCAACGTCAATCGACCGTTGTCGCAACTTGGCAAGACATTTCTGAAGGCCGTGAAACACGAGCTGCACGCGCTTGTATAG
- a CDS encoding TAXI family TRAP transporter solute-binding subunit, with protein sequence MPIRSLLTGLMWIALLPAALAAPPRAEYKIVTASKSGTYIQIGRDLAKWVAEPAGIDLEVLESKGSAENVHRMRFEQGVKLALVQSDVYQAFLDEAKAGSADAGNIIRPLRLIMPLYDEEIYFVARADSPLNYIHEIRNRKISVGALGSGTALTSRTLYQLMFGEPLPPANTEYLSNEEALARLTVDKSIDVAIIVAGQPAKLFTDMKPEARNFIKILKLDEKAPETTRAKKTYFPATIRAASYANWLAADIPTLTVKAYLVTYDYGLQSTVGNLVRFADSLCTNFDMLQANGHPKWKQVKLELPALGQGWRYYPPMEKRLRACISSQAASRVGAFGKAAAPSQPRRPCTEQELVLGICNR encoded by the coding sequence ATGCCCATCCGATCACTGTTGACGGGACTGATGTGGATCGCCCTCCTGCCCGCGGCCCTCGCGGCGCCGCCCAGGGCCGAGTACAAGATCGTCACCGCGTCGAAGAGCGGCACCTACATCCAGATCGGCCGCGACCTCGCCAAGTGGGTGGCGGAGCCCGCCGGCATCGATCTCGAGGTGCTGGAATCGAAGGGTTCGGCCGAGAACGTGCATCGCATGCGCTTCGAGCAGGGGGTCAAGCTCGCGCTGGTGCAGTCCGACGTCTACCAGGCCTTCCTGGACGAGGCGAAGGCGGGCAGCGCCGACGCGGGCAACATCATCCGGCCGCTGCGGCTCATCATGCCGCTCTATGACGAGGAGATCTACTTCGTCGCCCGCGCCGACTCGCCGCTGAACTACATCCATGAGATCAGGAACCGGAAGATCAGCGTCGGTGCGCTCGGCAGCGGCACGGCGCTCACCTCGAGAACGCTCTACCAGCTGATGTTCGGGGAGCCGCTCCCGCCGGCCAACACGGAGTACCTGAGCAACGAGGAGGCGCTCGCCCGGCTCACCGTCGACAAGTCGATCGACGTCGCCATCATCGTGGCCGGACAGCCCGCCAAGCTGTTCACCGACATGAAGCCCGAGGCGCGCAACTTCATCAAGATCCTGAAGCTGGACGAGAAGGCGCCGGAGACCACGCGCGCGAAGAAGACCTACTTTCCCGCGACCATCCGCGCGGCGAGCTACGCCAACTGGCTCGCGGCCGATATTCCCACCCTGACCGTCAAGGCCTACCTGGTCACCTATGACTATGGCCTGCAGTCCACGGTCGGCAACCTGGTGCGCTTCGCGGATTCGCTCTGCACCAATTTCGACATGCTCCAGGCCAACGGACACCCCAAGTGGAAGCAGGTGAAGCTGGAACTGCCTGCACTGGGCCAGGGCTGGCGCTACTACCCGCCGATGGAAAAGCGGTTGCGCGCCTGCATTTCATCCCAGGCAGCGTCGAGGGTAGGGGCCTTTGGCAAGGCAGCCGCACCATCCCAGCCCCGACGCCCCTGCACGGAGCAGGAACTGGTGCTGGGCATCTGCAACAGGTGA
- a CDS encoding amylo-alpha-1,6-glucosidase, whose product MAHHLDPPARALIDTCAQASLDLLERNLTPHGILAASRTEAAEARRYTRIFGRDAAICVMAMCGSGVPALEQGAVNSLDALAAQQAPNGQIPKYVDPEGRDADFWYLGCIDATLWWLIAVDHVRRHGRVGPSHWSGEVGRAIGWLLAQEHQHFRLLQQNEASDWADIMPRSGYVLYTNALWYEVKRRYELDHTEATHYHFNHLFNPFQDELPKYHRARLLRHYARRGRRDPGLYLSFVNLSVVGHEGDVFGNILAIQSGLADTRLAYRIVETLTAANASVPYPVRVVLHPLTPQHPLWRLYMGRHQQNLVHQYHNGGIWPFVGGFWAMMLARLGLHQPAWSELARLAWVNALDDWRFTEWFHGRTLAPRGMAGQSWNAATFLLARRALLGEAAGW is encoded by the coding sequence ATGGCCCATCATCTCGACCCTCCCGCCCGTGCATTGATCGACACCTGCGCCCAGGCTTCACTCGACCTCCTCGAGCGCAACCTGACCCCGCACGGCATCCTCGCCGCCAGCCGCACCGAAGCGGCCGAGGCGCGGCGCTACACGCGGATCTTCGGGCGCGACGCCGCCATCTGCGTGATGGCGATGTGCGGCAGCGGCGTGCCCGCGCTGGAGCAGGGCGCGGTGAACAGCCTCGACGCGCTGGCGGCGCAGCAGGCGCCCAACGGGCAGATCCCCAAGTACGTGGACCCCGAAGGTCGCGATGCCGACTTCTGGTACCTGGGCTGCATCGACGCCACCTTGTGGTGGCTGATCGCGGTGGACCACGTGCGCCGCCATGGCCGCGTCGGCCCCTCGCACTGGAGCGGCGAGGTGGGCCGCGCGATCGGCTGGCTGCTGGCGCAGGAGCACCAGCACTTCCGGCTGCTGCAGCAGAACGAGGCCAGCGACTGGGCCGACATCATGCCGCGCTCAGGCTACGTGCTCTACACCAACGCGCTCTGGTACGAGGTGAAGCGCCGCTACGAGCTGGACCACACCGAGGCGACGCACTACCACTTCAATCACCTGTTCAATCCCTTCCAGGACGAGCTGCCCAAGTACCACCGGGCGCGGCTGCTGCGGCACTATGCGCGCCGCGGCCGGCGCGACCCCGGCCTGTATTTGAGCTTCGTCAATCTCTCGGTGGTCGGCCACGAAGGGGACGTGTTCGGCAACATCCTGGCGATCCAGAGCGGACTGGCGGATACCCGGTTGGCCTACCGCATCGTCGAGACCCTCACCGCGGCGAATGCCAGCGTGCCTTATCCGGTGCGAGTGGTGCTGCATCCGCTGACACCGCAGCACCCGCTGTGGCGGCTCTACATGGGACGCCACCAACAGAACCTCGTGCACCAGTACCACAACGGCGGCATCTGGCCATTCGTCGGCGGCTTCTGGGCAATGATGCTGGCGCGCCTGGGGCTGCACCAGCCGGCCTGGTCCGAGCTCGCGCGGCTGGCATGGGTGAACGCGCTCGACGACTGGCGCTTTACCGAGTGGTTCCACGGGCGGACGCTGGCGCCGAGGGGGATGGCGGGCCAGAGCTGGAATGCGGCGACCTTTCTGCTGGCACGGCGCGCGTTGCTGGGCGAGGCAGCGGGCTGGTGA
- a CDS encoding lipocalin family protein gives MVFSAAVAVVMVVIGATLYHLASSERELSAAVAAAPPQAGRKPVERTAALPPLTLPADDAPHGSAMEWWYYSGILGAEAGQRYAVHMVVFVANGLVKHTVMHAALTDLQTGKRYASQSRTGGTPARSVAYGFDFRQEGWQVTASPSFHVLQAGFDGASIAVDLGVSGPVVAHRAPGSETPGLLDFGQSGISYYYSRPRMPARGSIAIAGKSVPVSGELWFDHQWGEFDVLSLGWNWFALHLDDGSDLMVYELFDMEGRKVMTAGTLSNAQGSQPLEPGQVELVPGRTWTSPKTGIGYVVEWGIKLPSGFLNIKPFFADSEFDSGGTTANIYWEGPVKVGGSREGQGFLELSGYDRLGASQPKRR, from the coding sequence ATGGTGTTCTCCGCCGCCGTGGCGGTCGTCATGGTGGTCATCGGCGCGACGCTGTACCACCTCGCGAGCTCAGAGCGCGAACTGTCTGCCGCCGTGGCCGCGGCGCCGCCGCAGGCAGGCCGCAAGCCGGTGGAGCGAACGGCCGCGCTCCCGCCCCTCACCCTGCCGGCCGACGATGCGCCCCATGGGTCCGCGATGGAGTGGTGGTACTACAGCGGCATCCTCGGTGCCGAGGCGGGCCAGCGCTACGCCGTCCACATGGTCGTCTTCGTGGCCAACGGGCTGGTCAAGCACACCGTCATGCATGCGGCGCTGACCGACCTCCAGACCGGCAAGCGCTATGCCAGCCAGAGCCGTACCGGCGGCACACCCGCGAGGAGCGTCGCCTACGGCTTCGACTTCCGGCAGGAGGGATGGCAGGTCACCGCGTCGCCATCGTTCCATGTGCTGCAGGCCGGCTTCGACGGCGCCTCGATCGCCGTCGACCTGGGTGTTTCCGGCCCGGTCGTCGCGCATCGCGCGCCGGGTTCCGAGACGCCCGGCCTGCTCGACTTCGGCCAGAGCGGGATCAGCTACTACTATTCGCGCCCCCGAATGCCGGCGCGCGGCAGCATCGCCATTGCAGGGAAATCCGTCCCGGTGAGTGGCGAGCTCTGGTTCGATCACCAGTGGGGCGAGTTCGATGTCCTGTCGCTGGGCTGGAACTGGTTCGCCCTGCACCTGGACGATGGATCGGACCTGATGGTCTACGAACTCTTCGACATGGAGGGCCGGAAGGTCATGACCGCGGGCACCCTGTCGAACGCCCAGGGCTCGCAACCCCTCGAACCCGGCCAGGTCGAACTGGTGCCCGGCCGGACATGGACGAGCCCGAAGACCGGCATCGGCTACGTCGTCGAATGGGGCATCAAGCTGCCATCGGGCTTCCTGAACATCAAGCCCTTCTTCGCCGACAGCGAATTCGATTCGGGCGGGACGACCGCGAACATCTATTGGGAAGGGCCCGTCAAGGTGGGCGGCAGCCGCGAAGGGCAGGGCTTTCTCGAGTTGAGCGGCTACGACCGCCTGGGCGCCAGCCAGCCGAAGCGCAGGTGA
- a CDS encoding Crp/Fnr family transcriptional regulator, producing MPMPALFDTAVAALYSALATPSGIVALCSAGVAGLLIIVSSFVKTMIPLRCLAIGGNLGFLIYGALHPSLILVLLHGALLPINVFRAAQMVRLTRRVQIAAASNDLSGVWLRPYMRRRRLRKDAILFRKGDPAKRLYFLAEGRIEFVEIGQTMEPGRLFGEIGFFAPDKRRTLTARCATPCTVLQMDEMTFKSLYFQNPAFGFEVVTLVAGRLLADRQRLEDRLATVSPPL from the coding sequence ATGCCAATGCCCGCACTGTTCGACACCGCAGTTGCCGCCTTGTATTCGGCCTTGGCCACGCCATCCGGCATCGTGGCGCTGTGCTCGGCAGGGGTCGCCGGCTTGCTGATCATCGTGAGCTCCTTCGTCAAGACCATGATCCCCCTGCGCTGCCTGGCGATCGGCGGCAACCTGGGCTTCCTCATCTACGGCGCGCTGCATCCGTCGCTGATCCTGGTGCTGCTGCACGGCGCGCTGCTGCCGATCAACGTCTTCCGCGCGGCCCAGATGGTCCGCCTCACCCGCCGCGTGCAGATCGCGGCTGCGTCGAACGACCTGTCCGGTGTCTGGCTGCGTCCCTACATGCGCCGGCGGCGTTTGAGGAAAGACGCCATCCTGTTCCGCAAGGGTGATCCCGCAAAGCGCTTGTATTTCCTCGCGGAAGGGCGGATCGAGTTCGTCGAGATCGGGCAGACCATGGAGCCCGGCCGGCTGTTCGGCGAGATCGGGTTCTTCGCGCCCGACAAGCGCCGCACGCTGACCGCCCGCTGCGCCACCCCCTGCACCGTGCTGCAGATGGACGAGATGACTTTCAAGTCGCTCTATTTCCAGAACCCCGCCTTCGGGTTCGAGGTGGTGACGCTGGTGGCCGGGCGCCTTCTGGCGGACCGGCAGCGCCTCGAGGATCGGCTGGCGACCGTCTCGCCCCCGCTCTGA
- a CDS encoding flavodoxin family protein has product MNPKTLLVVYHTMTGGTAQMAQAAAEGARDEAGVQVRLLRAPEAQPDDVLGAAGYVFATPENLAAMAGLMKDFFDRCYYAALDQVNGRPYATLICAGSDGQNAARQIDRIATGWRLRCVAPALIVCTHAQTPEAIARPKQIGADDLAQCRELGAALAAGLALGVY; this is encoded by the coding sequence ATGAATCCAAAGACGCTGCTCGTGGTCTATCACACGATGACCGGCGGCACCGCGCAGATGGCGCAGGCGGCGGCCGAGGGCGCACGCGACGAAGCCGGGGTGCAGGTGCGGCTGCTGCGCGCGCCCGAGGCACAGCCGGACGACGTACTGGGCGCGGCGGGCTATGTGTTCGCCACGCCCGAGAACCTCGCCGCGATGGCCGGGCTGATGAAGGACTTCTTCGACCGCTGCTACTACGCCGCGCTCGACCAGGTGAACGGCCGGCCCTACGCCACGCTGATCTGCGCCGGCAGCGACGGCCAGAACGCCGCGCGGCAGATCGACCGCATCGCCACCGGCTGGCGGCTGCGCTGCGTCGCGCCGGCACTGATCGTCTGCACCCACGCCCAGACCCCCGAGGCGATCGCGCGCCCCAAGCAGATCGGTGCGGACGACCTTGCGCAATGCCGCGAGCTCGGCGCCGCGCTGGCGGCGGGGCTGGCGCTGGGCGTGTACTGA
- a CDS encoding alpha/beta fold hydrolase, with amino-acid sequence MKTWIRHAAALAAFVATVAAHAAGIVGNTLPPGFPSIEDTSLARPLIGFGAAGAVTRTPVILIHGNNDTPFATACSPYGRIQALAQFLADNGYSTSELWGVGYQGDQCDLASDQTRRSSIAHTNAANVPDLRRFVRAVMDFTGAKRVDIVGHSLGVTLAREWMRQDEAQHLVRRFVAIDGPNHGIINCSPDPANYFQAPAAGGFTPTSDVCRELGSPDTFFLRLLNGRNGGRENDGPTRVLVIRNGDASFVYFPVQDGAVAPVPAVDSFGKPTDFSRSASLRGARELVLTGQGAYDPILRTGHLGILNSPQTWQATLDFLTDQRRDKDKDHDD; translated from the coding sequence ATGAAAACGTGGATTCGCCATGCCGCCGCCCTTGCAGCCTTCGTCGCCACGGTCGCCGCGCATGCGGCGGGGATCGTGGGCAACACGCTGCCGCCCGGCTTTCCTTCGATCGAAGACACCTCGCTCGCCAGGCCGCTCATCGGCTTCGGTGCCGCCGGCGCGGTGACACGAACGCCGGTGATCCTCATCCACGGCAACAACGACACGCCGTTCGCCACCGCCTGCAGCCCCTACGGGCGCATCCAGGCGCTTGCGCAATTCCTCGCCGACAACGGCTACTCCACCAGCGAGCTCTGGGGCGTCGGCTACCAGGGCGACCAGTGCGACCTCGCTTCGGACCAGACGCGCCGCTCGAGCATCGCCCACACCAACGCGGCCAATGTGCCGGACCTGCGCCGCTTCGTGCGGGCAGTGATGGACTTCACCGGAGCGAAGCGCGTGGACATCGTCGGCCACAGCCTCGGCGTGACGCTGGCGCGCGAATGGATGCGGCAGGACGAGGCGCAGCACCTCGTGCGCCGCTTCGTGGCGATCGATGGCCCCAACCACGGCATCATCAATTGCTCCCCCGACCCCGCCAACTACTTCCAGGCGCCGGCGGCGGGCGGCTTCACCCCGACCAGCGACGTGTGCCGGGAGCTGGGCTCGCCCGACACGTTTTTCCTGCGCCTGCTCAACGGCCGCAACGGCGGCCGCGAGAACGACGGGCCCACCCGCGTGCTGGTCATCCGCAACGGCGACGCCAGCTTCGTCTACTTTCCGGTGCAGGACGGCGCGGTGGCGCCGGTGCCCGCCGTGGACTCTTTCGGCAAGCCCACCGACTTTTCCAGAAGCGCCAGCCTGCGTGGTGCGCGCGAGCTCGTGCTCACCGGGCAAGGCGCCTACGACCCGATCCTGCGCACCGGCCACCTCGGCATCCTGAACTCGCCGCAGACCTGGCAGGCCACGCTCGATTTCCTTACCGACCAGCGCAGGGACAAGGACAAGGACCACGACGACTGA